The Mesorhizobium sp. NBSH29 genome has a segment encoding these proteins:
- the kduI gene encoding 5-dehydro-4-deoxy-D-glucuronate isomerase, whose translation MRILYGAGPGDIPGFDTDRLRAEFLVEQLFVPGFLEFCYTHTDRMILGGAVPTDTPLEFGDGADVGTEHFFTAREMGIANLGGAGSIIVDGKTFKLANRDILYIGRGALSVSLTSDDAKNPARFYMNSVPAGADIPHRLITSQEAKPLDLGEEKRANKRRLKMYIHPEVAPSCLLLMGITDLAPGSVWNTMPPHLHERRMEAYCYFDMDDQDRVVHLMGRPDSTRHLMVANGDCVISPAWSIHMGSGTGPYAFVWGMTGENQAYNDVTPVPVETLR comes from the coding sequence ATGCGAATACTCTACGGCGCCGGGCCCGGCGATATTCCAGGATTTGACACCGACCGGCTGCGTGCCGAGTTTCTGGTCGAACAGCTGTTCGTGCCGGGCTTTCTCGAATTCTGCTACACCCACACCGACCGCATGATCCTCGGAGGCGCAGTCCCAACCGACACCCCGCTCGAATTCGGCGACGGCGCTGATGTCGGCACCGAGCACTTTTTCACCGCCCGCGAAATGGGCATTGCCAATCTCGGCGGCGCCGGGTCGATCATTGTCGACGGCAAGACGTTCAAACTGGCCAACCGCGATATCCTCTACATCGGTCGCGGCGCACTGTCGGTCAGCCTCACCAGCGACGACGCCAAGAATCCAGCCCGCTTCTACATGAACTCCGTGCCCGCCGGCGCCGACATTCCCCACCGCCTGATCACCAGCCAGGAAGCAAAACCGCTCGACCTCGGCGAAGAAAAGCGCGCCAACAAGCGGCGGCTGAAAATGTACATCCATCCTGAAGTCGCGCCCTCCTGCCTGCTTTTGATGGGCATCACCGATCTGGCGCCCGGCAGCGTCTGGAACACCATGCCGCCCCATCTGCATGAGCGGCGCATGGAGGCTTACTGCTATTTCGACATGGACGATCAGGACCGTGTGGTCCACCTGATGGGCCGGCCCGACAGCACCCGCCATCTGATGGTCGCCAATGGCGACTGCGTCATCTCGCCGGCATGGTCGATCCATATGGGCAGCGGCACCGGGCCCTACGCTTTTGTCTGGGGCATGACCGGTGAAAACCAAGCATACAACGACGTCACCCCCGTGCCGGTCGAGACACTTCGATGA